GACCTTGTTTCTAGTTTCGTATCTTTACTATCACTATCACGTGGGAGTCACGCGATTTCCCGGGCACGGCCTGGCTCGGCCGGTATATTTCGCGATTCTGTTTTCGCACACGTTCCTGGCGGCAGTGATCGTGCCGCTGGTGATTATTACGCTGAGTCGCGGGCTGCGCGGACGTTTTGACCGACATCGCGCCATCGCACGCTGGACGTTTCCGGTTTGGCTCTACGTCTCGGTCACGGGCGTGGTGATCTATGTGATGCTGTACCACCTGTTCACCGCATAGGAGAAGATTACGTCTATCGTTCGGCTGAAGATTGATGTGTCCGGAACGCGCGGGGACGAGGCCTGGCGAGCGCTGAAGCCGTTCGGCGAGATTCAGAGTGCCGCATTCGGCCCAGAATTCGGCAGCAGCGGCCCCTGCCGGCACGCACCGGGTGCGCCCCATGGGAAAGGCGAGTGGATTGGAGCTGAGATCCGGCTGACCACTCCCTTGATGGCGCAATATGCCGTTTCGCATTATCTGGAACAGGAGCGCGTGCTGGATGCTGACGTGATTGAGGAGTCGCAGCGAGCTTAATTTCTATGTCAGCTGATCCCTCCAGCGTCTCGCAGGCAAACAGCGCGCAGCCGGAACCTTCCACAGCCCAATCGTCCGAAACACCCGTGCCGCGCCGGCGGCATCGCATGTCGCTGCGCAGCCGCATTCTTTTCTTCCTGACCGCCTGGCTGATCGTGCTCATGCCGTTCCTCTTCTGGTGGAACACCTGGTTTGGGCGCCAGCTCTCGGACGCACAGATGGACCGCTATCTGCATGACGTGCAGAAGCCGCGCCACATTCAGCACGCGGTGCTGCAAATTGGCGATCGCATGGCACGCCACGAGCCGTCTGTGAGCAAATGGTATCCCGCGCTGGTGAGCCTGGCCGCCAATCCTTCAGAAGAAATCCGCAGCGCTGACGCCTGGACCATGGGTCAGGACAGTTCCGTCCCTGAATTCCATGCGGCACTGCTCAAGCTGTTGGCTGATCCTTCGCCCACCGTCCGCGGCAACGCCGCGCTGGCCCTGGTGCGTTTTGGCGATGCCAGTGGTCGGCAGCAAATCGTTTTTCTGTTGCAGCCTGCCCACATAACTGCCCCGCAAAGCGGCCGGGTGCTCGATTTGGCCAAGCCCGGAGCGATGATTCATCAAAATGGGTTAGTGGCGAAACTTCAGGCTCGCGATCGGACTATCGAAGCTCGCGCGCCCTTTACTGGACGCTTGCGGTCGATCTCGGTGGCACAGGGAGATGACATTTATGCGGGAGCCGAGTTGGGCATCCTCGATCCCGGCGCCGATCAGGTCTGGGAAGCATTGCGCGCGCTGTACGTGATAGGAACTCCCGAAGACATACCTGCGATTGTTCCCTATCAGCACCAGATCGAGGGCATGCCCGAACGCGTCCGCCAGCAGGCGGTGCTGACGGAGGAAGCCATCCGTGGAAGAGCAAGGTCTGAGCGTTGACGTCTTCATAATATCAACGCGAACGCAGTTTGGTCATCCCCTTTGAAGCACAAACAAGATGTGGTACTCAGGGCCTATGTCTATGTCCTGACCGAGATGGATTGTATGCGCAAGTTTCATATGATTTCGCTCGAACTCAGATTTCCACATTTCGGGGGTCGTGAAGTTATAAGGAACCGGCACGTCGTTATGGAGTACTCGGTTGTAGAACCAGTCGACAAAAGCAGCGTACCCAACTTGAATTTCAATAGGCGAGTTCACTAGCTCGTACTTGGCATTTTTCACCAAGACATGAATACCGACAACGGACTCGATGATTATCAGTTTTTTTGCCGTGATGCCCCACGCAAGTTTCAGGAGTCTTCGGGGGTTCCTCGAATGGTGAAGCACTGTCAAAAGGAGTACAGTATCAAATTGTTTGCTGAAGGGCAGTGGCTCTCCTTCCTGATACTCTGTGAAGGAAAGTTGTCGTCGCAAGCGCGACGGCAGGTACCGTTTGACGTCTACGAGTTGTACTTCATCTTTTGTGAAATGGTCTTTTATCAAGTCTGCGACCATGCCGTTACCGCATCCGATATCGAGTAAGGAGTCGCCCTCCAAGTAGGGCTCTATTTGGGCCTTGATTGTTTCGGCTCTGCGACTAAGGGCGTCATCGAGGCTCGTTTCTCTTACCATTCCAATTAAACCGGCCTTTAGTTCTCGCTCGTACGCGACGCGCGTATCGTATCGGTTAACTCTTGCTTCGTGCTCTGCCCGCGCTTTGAAATCACCTATTGCAGGCTCTTGCAGCCCACACAAAGAGAGCATCTGCGAAAGCAGCCTATCGATGTAAGGTTTGAGCTGGGGGTTGAGTGCGATCGATTGGGGAGTTGGTATTTTAATACCCCAGTCGTTTTCTTCCATGTAGTCTTTCTCTTTCTCGCGCATCTCTTCCCAGAGTGTTGGCTGAGGCGAAGCCGCTAACATCGCCTCGAGTTGGGCAACAAGGCCATTGCCTCGCGCTCGTAGCGTAGATTCCAGATCGGTCGGGCTAGTCTTTGTATTGCTGTACCATTCTGCGTAACCCTCGGATCGCACGTTAACGTCTCGA
The nucleotide sequence above comes from Terriglobales bacterium. Encoded proteins:
- a CDS encoding DUF420 domain-containing protein, whose translation is MASAYAIFPVINATLNGTTAVLILVGRGFIKRGQITAHRAIMIAAVICSTLFLVSYLYYHYHVGVTRFPGHGLARPVYFAILFSHTFLAAVIVPLVIITLSRGLRGRFDRHRAIARWTFPVWLYVSVTGVVIYVMLYHLFTA
- a CDS encoding HEAT repeat domain-containing protein, whose protein sequence is MSADPSSVSQANSAQPEPSTAQSSETPVPRRRHRMSLRSRILFFLTAWLIVLMPFLFWWNTWFGRQLSDAQMDRYLHDVQKPRHIQHAVLQIGDRMARHEPSVSKWYPALVSLAANPSEEIRSADAWTMGQDSSVPEFHAALLKLLADPSPTVRGNAALALVRFGDASGRQQIVFLLQPAHITAPQSGRVLDLAKPGAMIHQNGLVAKLQARDRTIEARAPFTGRLRSISVAQGDDIYAGAELGILDPGADQVWEALRALYVIGTPEDIPAIVPYQHQIEGMPERVRQQAVLTEEAIRGRARSER
- a CDS encoding methyltransferase domain-containing protein, coding for MILIASILVAITGLLGDFVVDHKVLHMEPPGTLTAYSEVVAHGLWFLAETVAITLLCVLLINFYKNLNIGCYPTTFLYSFILPATSNPSGKSQVVGYCQVAPNTQSGEFEITGASYSWEAGHPNTDGRVRFTSSKVYGSKEEEETTCHIQFTVHPADAQKRFYDHGLLLFRLDKTAHRKADEGSGIYAGFLQATYKDAEGRDVNVRSEGYAEWYSNTKTSPTDLESTLRARGNGLVAQLEAMLAASPQPTLWEEMREKEKDYMEENDWGIKIPTPQSIALNPQLKPYIDRLLSQMLSLCGLQEPAIGDFKARAEHEARVNRYDTRVAYERELKAGLIGMVRETSLDDALSRRAETIKAQIEPYLEGDSLLDIGCGNGMVADLIKDHFTKDEVQLVDVKRYLPSRLRRQLSFTEYQEGEPLPFSKQFDTVLLLTVLHHSRNPRRLLKLAWGITAKKLIIIESVVGIHVLVKNAKYELVNSPIEIQVGYAAFVDWFYNRVLHNDVPVPYNFTTPEMWKSEFERNHMKLAHTIHLGQDIDIGPEYHILFVLQRG